From the Lolium rigidum isolate FL_2022 chromosome 2, APGP_CSIRO_Lrig_0.1, whole genome shotgun sequence genome, one window contains:
- the LOC124691635 gene encoding F-box/kelch-repeat protein At3g17530-like, with amino-acid sequence MSILCPFPTSPPAPPPMEDDDLLSEILLRLPPQPSSLPRASAACKRWRRLVSDPAFTRRFRRHHHRRNPTPLLGFFSQDAAGITFNPTMEPPDRVSPGRFTVLPEARVLSKILGCRHGLVLMFHQKLKRVLVWDPVTGDQRSLAVPHPLVFGTDKTPRGAVLRAAGDAHHFRVVLASCDRHDRQYTRAFACIYSSETRVWSDLISTLVPSEDYMTLSTMPAVLIGDSLYWIITGNWRAVLKFDLNMLSLAVIHLPVDKFACCKPWNITVMRAEGGGPGLLFVLDLTAQLWNRNTDSDGVASWVLTRTVELDKLLSLNSEERRFLMIIGFAEYNNAIFLQTDVSLFMVQLESLQFKKFPVPIIGRCYHPFESIYAAGI; translated from the exons ATGAGTATCCTCTGCCCATtccccacctcgccgccggcgccgccgccgatggaagatgacgacctaCTCtccgagatcctcctccgcctccccccACAGCCGTCCTCCCTCCCTCGCGCCTCCGCCGCCTGCAAGCGCTGGCGCCGTCTCGTCTCCGACCCCGCCTTCACCCGCCgcttccgccgccaccaccaccgtcgcaaCCCCACTCCCCTCCTCGGCTTCTTCTCCCAAGATGCTGCCGGCATCACCTTCAACCCTACCATGGAGCCCCCCGATCGCGTCTCGCCAGGCCGCTTCACCGTGCTGCCGGAAGCGCGCGTCCTCTCCAAGATCCTCGGATGCCGCCACGGCCTCGTACTAATGTTCCACCAGAAGCTGAAACGGGTCCTGGTGTGGGACCCGGTCACCGGCGATCAGCGCAGCCTTGCCGTTCCCCATCCCCTGGTATTCGGCACCGACAAAACCCCGAGGGGGGCGGTGCTGCGCGCTGCTGGAGACGCCCACCACTTCCGGGTGGTATTGGCAAGCTGTGACAGGCATGACCGACAATATACACGAGCGTTCGCCTGCATTTACTCATCAGAGACCCGCGTATGGAGTGATCTTATCTCAACACTGGTCCCATCCGAGGATTATATGACATTGTCTACCATGCCCGCTGTGCTGATCGGGGATTCCCTTTACTGGATAATTACTGGGAATTGGCGTGCAGTTCTCAAGTTTGATCTGAATATGCTGAGCCTAGCTGTGATACATCTGCCAGTGGATAAGTTTGCATGCTGCAAACCTTGGAACATCACAGTTATGCGGGCAGAGGGTGGCGGGCCTGGCTTACTCTTTGTGTTAGATTTGACCGCCCAATTATGGAACAGGAATACTGATTCTGATGGTGTCGCTTCATGGGTGTTGACAAGAACTGTTGAACTGGACAAGCTACTTTCCCTGAATTCAGAGGAGAGACGGTTCCTAATGATTATAGGGTTTGCAGAGTACAATAATGCCATCTTCCTGCAGACAGATGTCAGCCTTTTCATGGTCCAGCTTGAGTCGTTGCAGTTCAAGAAGTTTCCCGTACCGATCATCGGACGTTGCTATCATCCATTTGAAAGCATCTATGCTGCAG GTATCTAG
- the LOC124689576 gene encoding uncharacterized protein LOC124689576: protein MSILCPFPTSPAAPPPMEDDDLLSEILLRLPPQPSSLPRASAACKRWRCLVSDPAFTRRFRRHHHTRNPPPLLGFFSQDAAGITFNPTMEPPDRVSPSRFTVLLEARFHSKLLGCRHGLVLMFHQKLKQVMVWDPVTGDQRSIAVPHPLVFGTDKTPRGAVLRAAGDAHHFRVVLASCDRHDRQHTRAFACIYSSETGEWSDLISTLLPSEEYRTLSSMPAVLTGDSLYWTITGNWRAVLEFDLNRLSLAVIHLPMDKFANCNPWNIMVMPTEGGGLGLLFMSGLTAQLWKRNIDCDGVASWVLGRTVELDKLLSLNSKKEKLFLMITGFAESNNVVFLRSVVGLFMVQLDSLQFKKVSEIRAGYWYHPFESIYAAGI from the coding sequence ATGAGTATCCTCTGCCCATTCCCCacctcgccggcggcgccgccgccgatggaagatgacgacctaCTCTCCGAAATCCTCCTCCGCCTGCCCCCGCAGCCGTCCTCCCTCCCTCGCGCCTCCGCCGCCTGCAAGCGCTGGCGTTGTCTCGTCTCCGACCCCGCCTTCACCCGCCgcttccgccgccaccaccacactcGCAACCCCCCTCCCCTCCTCGGCTTCTTCTCCCAAGATGCTGCCGGCATCACCTTCAACCCTACCATGGAGCCCCCCGATCGCGTCTCGCCAAGCCGCTTCACCGTGCTGCTGGAAGCGCGCTTCCACTCCAAGCTCCTCGGATGCCGCCACGGCCTCGTACTGATGTTCCACCAGAAGCTGAAACAGGTCATGGTGTGGGACCCGGTCACCGGCGATCAGCGCAGCATTGCCGTTCCCCATCCCCTGGTATTCGGCACCGACAAAACCCCGAGGGGGGCGGTGCTGCGCGCTGCTGGAGACGCCCACCACTTCCGGGTGGTATTGGCAAGCTGTGACAGGCATGACCGACAACATACACGAGCGTTCGCCTGCATTTACTCGTCAGAGACCGGCGAATGGAGTGATCTTATCTCAACACTCCTTCCATCCGAGGAATATAGGACATTGTCGAGCATGCCCGCTGTGCTGACCGGGGATTCCCTCTACTGGACAATTACTGGGAATTGGCGTGCAGTTCTCGAGTTTGATCTGAATAGGCTGAGCCTTGCTGTGATACATCTGCCAATGGATAAGTTTGCAAACTGCAACCCTTGGAACATCATGGTTATGCCGACAGAGGGTGGCGGGCTCGGCTTACTCTTCATGTCTGGCTTGACTGCCCAGTTATGGAAGAGGAATATTGATTGTGATGGTGTTGCTTCATGGGTGTTGGGAAGAACTGTTGAACTGGACAAGCTACTTTCCCTCAACTCGAAGAAGGAGAAACTGTTCCTAATGATTACAGGGTTTGCTGAGTCCAATAATGTGGTGTTCCTGCGGTCAGTTGTCGGCCTGTTCATGGTCCAGCTTGACTCGTTGCAGTTCAAGAAAGTTTCCGAAATCAGAGCGGGGTATTGGTATCATCCATTTGAAAGTATCTATGCTGCAG